In Microbacterium profundi, one DNA window encodes the following:
- a CDS encoding acetate/propionate family kinase has product MERLGHAGADGREHGAVISTLLAGLEHERIAVIGHRVVHGGDRFAAAALITDEVEHQIDELATLAPLHNPVNLTGIRAARAAFPDIPNVAVFDTAFHRTLPAASASYALPADLVQRHQIRRYGFHGISYQHVSARTAELLGRPLSELRLIIFHLGNGASACAMAGGRSVETSMGMTPLEGLVMGTRAGDLDPGVLLALGRAGVAWDRLEALLTRESSLRALAGTEDMRDIHAAAAAGDARAAAALDVYHHRLRHYLGAYLAQLGGADAIVFTGGVGENAAATRAAVVSGMAGLGILIDPARNEARADGARAISDPSSPVAVLIVPTDEGLEIARQSLAAVSV; this is encoded by the coding sequence GTGGAGCGGCTCGGCCACGCCGGTGCGGATGGGCGTGAGCACGGCGCCGTGATCAGCACGCTGCTGGCCGGACTGGAGCACGAGCGCATCGCGGTCATCGGCCACCGCGTCGTGCACGGCGGCGACCGATTCGCAGCGGCTGCGCTGATTACTGATGAGGTTGAACATCAGATCGACGAGCTCGCCACCCTGGCTCCGTTGCACAACCCGGTCAACCTGACCGGCATCCGCGCCGCGCGCGCCGCCTTCCCGGACATCCCGAACGTCGCGGTGTTCGACACCGCGTTCCACCGCACCCTGCCGGCTGCGTCGGCATCGTATGCGCTTCCCGCAGACCTCGTCCAGCGACATCAGATCCGCCGATACGGCTTCCACGGCATCTCCTACCAGCACGTCTCCGCCCGCACCGCCGAACTGCTCGGGCGCCCGCTGTCGGAGCTTCGGCTGATCATCTTCCACCTGGGCAACGGGGCATCCGCTTGCGCAATGGCCGGCGGCCGCTCGGTGGAAACCTCGATGGGCATGACGCCGCTGGAGGGGCTCGTGATGGGCACTCGCGCCGGGGACCTGGATCCGGGGGTGCTCCTCGCGCTCGGCCGCGCCGGCGTAGCATGGGATCGGCTGGAGGCGCTGCTCACGCGCGAGAGCAGCCTGCGGGCGCTGGCCGGCACCGAGGACATGCGCGACATCCATGCCGCGGCCGCCGCTGGGGATGCGAGAGCCGCCGCTGCGCTCGACGTCTACCATCACCGGCTGCGCCACTATCTCGGCGCCTACCTCGCCCAGCTCGGCGGAGCGGACGCGATCGTCTTCACCGGCGGCGTCGGCGAGAACGCCGCCGCGACGCGCGCGGCGGTGGTCTCCGGCATGGCGGGCCTGGGCATCCTGATCGACCCGGCACGCAACGAGGCGAGGGCCGACGGGGCGCGAGCGATCTCGGACCCGAGCTCACCGGTCGCCGTGCTGATCGTTCCCACGGACGAGGGGCTCGAGATCGCCCGGCAGTCGCTCGCAGCGGTCAGCGTCTAG